In Procambarus clarkii isolate CNS0578487 chromosome 38, FALCON_Pclarkii_2.0, whole genome shotgun sequence, the genomic window acaagggattcgtcaatcacaaaCTTGTGAGCTGGTACATAGAAATCGCTGTACTCTCCAACAAGTTCATTCAATATGTGCCTCACCTTCCAAAGTCTATCATTTTCAGTTTAGTTTTtattacttgcaaaatgaagacacatGAAGAGTATCGCAAATCtgtctcgagacatatatttcccgaaaaaATGGTGTTGGAACAGTCTGGTCTTTGCACCAATAATGGTCGAgtacgtgtttgacacaatgcttcatcaacatacacagtgccaaaaacacatacatttcacctaaagTTGTATCTTTCCATCGTTGTAATCGTGAAAAATCGGATAACTCCTCACGAATGAGATCAGCTGCATATTTGTTCGTTTCCTGAACAATATGTTCCATTAGCGGCTtatcaaaatatgcagtaaagtAGTCCATTTCAAACATATCGTCACCTGTATCAggggaaaaggtctgtaatcccaacatcTGAATTGTCAAAGGCATAATTTCtggaacaaaatctgtcccatcactcTACACATATACACCTGGTGTCTTTCGAGAGGCAACAGCGGGAGGAATCCATGGACCAGGAACTGAAGCCCGTATAGCAACAGTACGGGTGGGAAGGGACGATGAGGGAAAACTAGTTGATGTTGAGGGGTTTTGTTCGTCAGTGTCCCCATGTGGTGCCATACGGTGCCGCATGGTTGGACTAGATGCTGCTGACGCAACAAAATGTTGCTTGGCAACACCACTCACTCCACTGGCACTAGCGGCAGCAAAACTATTTTCTGATTCTAAATCTCTAAAACCAGAAAATGATTCACCTTTCTCCGAATTGTCGACCAAAACATACAAATCTGACAAAGTAACACATGAACTATGTGGATTGGCATGAAGTGGTGTCAATTGCGGGCGGGGAGGCATGGTTGAGGAGCTAGGCCTTGCCCTCATGGCACTAGCATGTTCACTCGGAGTAGTCAATATCAGGTTCATCACCATCCAGGAAAAAATTCTGATTACTTTCATCCTCAGTCAAGATCGCTATGTTCGCTTTGCTGAGCGGGGTCGGTTGGTGGAACGTGATGCACTCGCCATGGTCTCTGTCGGGCAACTGAGGCCTGCAGTCATTGGCGGCCTACGCTGGATTTTTTCCCCAGGTGGTGTCTGTTTACATTCGGGGTCGGCTTGACTATAGCTGCTCCTATCCCTCATGGGGCATTTCAAATTTTTCGCTAGACTCTCAATCATATATGTATGAATTGAGCAGTTTTGGGAAAGTTACTACcatcgtatatgtatgtatgtattgcgtggtttaagggttaatcctatgttcccgggGCATTTTCtgcggctccacctctttcagcagattgggaTGGTCTAGCACATGACTGGTTTGGTCTACTCCTTTGCTCTTCGTGTCTGGTCTTTTTGGCGTGGGTGTATCAccactgattgaaattacctacttaaaattatctgctagattaaggacctgcccgaaacgctgtgcgtactagtggctttacaagaatgtaaatactgtactatccaatgtattctcactaacccaatgtaccttcttgtatatatataaataaataaataaataaaataaataagaaacatggagcagcctacctgccgaacaccgaacgaaccttttgctataagacaaatgaaaaagacatattgaacaaatttgaagaaagaaaaatgtcataaaggtttatTCAGTgaatgtaaggtaggctgctctattatttaaacatcgaatatcatattgatgtttttcggtggtaAAGAGGATTATTTTGATTTCCATTATTGTCAAAAGGGacattcgttttgtatgacgtccgtttcacatgatgaTCACGGcgctggaacggattaaattcgttattcgaggtaccactgtatctccATTTTTGTTcagcataacgaaccactaagttggtatgccgaGTCAAAAGGCAGCAAGGACTGGCCGTCACATCAGgcagccactccctccctcaccttacctgactcacccacatcctcctcctaccatactgtttttgcttaaaTTCActaaatacagacattatatataagtatcacaTGATTTGTTCACCGTAGCAAACCACTAAGATGGTATATAGTAAGTGCAAAGAGGAATAGGTGGCCACTTAGATTCGGCAGACTACGCTACAGCCCTCCtaccctcaacattactcctcaCACAGTACAGcgcaaattatcacaacaatcttgctgttatcagaatcctagtcatttatatcacagtcagggatcttctgtaatactatcatctctaaataataccagttacatatatttttagcattttaatgcaatgctgtggtcacaagctgaacagcaatgctgtgagctcatgctgcatgcgccagccttggtggctcactcagtactgaagctctcacacccgggaatgttacccacgattttttttaatgaaatggcatctgtttacaagagccctgaggaaggtgatgtgaaccctgtgtatccactgccatttaaatcttgcgaaGTACTCCAAAACTGCACTTGCAGTGTTGCGCATTTTTGTGTCAGTTACTCAAAACTTTATATGCAgttttgcgcagtttaagggttaaaaagcacaagggattcgtcaatcacaaaCTTGTGAGCTGGTACATAGAAATCACTGTACTCTCCAACAAGTTCATTCAGGATGTGCCTCACCTTCCAAAGTCTATCATTTTCAGTTTAGTTTTtattacttgcaaaatgaagacacatGAGGAGTATCGCAAATCtgtctcgagacatatatttcccgaacaatggtgttggaacagtcTGGTCTTTGCACCAATAATGGTCGAgtacgtgtttgacacaatgcttcatcaacatacacagtgccaaaaacacatacatttcacctaaagTTGTATCTTTCCATCGTTGTAATCATGAAAAATCGGATAACTCCTCACGAATGAGATCAGCTGCATATTTGTTCGTTTCCTGAACAATATGTTCCATTAGCGGCTtatcaaaatatgcagtaaagtAGTCCATTTCAAACATATCGTCACCTGtatcagggaaaaggtctgtaatcccaacatcTGAATTGTCAAAGGCATAATTTCtggaacaaaatctgtcccatcactcTACACATATACACCTGGTGTCTTTCGAGAGACAACAGCGGGAGGAATCCATGGACCAGGAACTGAAGCCCGTATAGCAACAGTACGGGTGGGAAGGGACGATGAGGGAAAACTAGTTTATGTTGAGGGGTTTTGTTCGTCAGTGTccccatgtggtgccatgcggtaccGCATGGTTGGACTACATGCTGCTGATGCAACAAAATGTTgcttggcaacaccacacactccactggCACCAGCGGCAGCAAAACTATTTTCTGATTCTaaatcactaaaaccagaaaatgatTCACCTTTCTCCGAATTGTCGACCAAAACATACAAATCTGACAAAGTAACACATGAACTATGTGGATTGGCATGAAGTGGTGTCAATTGTGGGCGGGTAGGCATGGGTGAGGAGCTAGGCCTTGCCCTCATGGCACTAGCATGTTCACTCGGAGTAGTCAATATCAGGTTCATCACCATCCAGGAAAAAATTCTGATTACTTTCATCCTCAGTCAAAGGTCGCTATGTACGCTTTGCTGAGCGGGGTCGGTTGGTGGAACGTGATGCACTCGCCATGGTCTCTGTCGGGCAACTGAGGCCTGCAGTCATTGGCGGCCTACGCTGGATTTCTTCCCCAGGTGGTGTCTGTTTACATTCGGGGTCGGCTTGACTATAGCTGCTCCTATCCCTCACGGGGCATTTCTAATTTTTCGCTAGACCCTCAATCATATATGTATGAATTGAGCAGTTTTGGGAAAGTTACTACcatcgtatatgtatgtatgtattgcgtggtttaagggttaatcctatgttcccaggGCATTTTCCGcgactccgcctctttcagcagattgggaTGGTCTGGCACATGGCTGGTTTGGTCTACTCCTTTGCTCTTCGTGTCTGGTCTTTTTGGCGTGGGTGTATCAccactgattgaaattacctacttaaaattatctgctagattaaggacctgcccgaaacgctgtgcgtactagtggctttacaagaatgtaaatactgaatgtatggtgatcaggtgggttCATTGAAGGTGtctcacctgcgagcttcgtctcggcgacaatATGAAGTTTCTTGATGTTCTTTTCGCCATTTCCTCTCTCTTTGTAGGCTGTCTTCTATTTCTGTTCGGGTTTTTTTGttctttctttcttggctttttcatgACCATCATTTGAAGCTTATTACTGTCGCCTCTTATCTtgcagcgctggcggagccgctccagcttgtgtTTAGGGGGGATGTCATTTCCGCCCCATTCTGCAAGCTTTCTCATGTATAGTTTCACCTCTGGCCAACTCATGCACTGCCGGAACCGTCTTGGTCCTTGCACTGGGTGCTCTCTTTTGCCCTTTTTTccttggtttgtggtggccccttcagttcaagattgttttccaaggttctgtttctgttggcattggcctctgggggtcgggttggtgagCTTTATGCTCTCCTGCACAGGGGTTTTTGCTCTTTCAGTCTTGGTGGTCGGTTTGTTCAGTTGCAGCCGTCTATTTCTTTTCTGGTGGAGATTGAGACGGCGGCTTTctggagggggtccttggaacattgatgcttggttgatcaggCTGGGAGTACATCATGTGTTGGGTCTGGTTGCGGCTCTCCCCCATTATCTGCACACCTCGGCCTCAGTGGCCGGTTAGCAGTGTGAATTGAGAGTAGTGCAAATACTGAGGTTCCTCTGTACAAAGAAATTACGAAAATATTATGTAATTTTTATCAAGAAATATTGTGCAGTACTGTAATATTATTTTTTGTTGTAAATACATCTAGATTTACCAAATATTTTATCCACAGGATAACAAACCAGAGGcatgttcagtgtgttttaacgatTATGATGGCAATCAGCTACGGCCTCACACACTGCCGtgcggccacacattctgctcccagtgtattgacaatgctatcaagaatggtcagctgacctgccccagctgccgtgccgagCACGCTGCCACAGCTGCCAGTCAGTTCCCAATTAGCTATGCTGTGGAGGCTTTAGTTAGGAAACTCAAAAATATCCAGCTAACAACTGAGGAAGCAGTGCCAGCAAAACCTTATGAAGGTCCTGCAAGAGGCATCAGTAAGACATTACGTTCCCTGGTGCAGGATCAGAAGAGCatcatcagcagcctcattactagctgtgaagaagtactgtcccagctgggggagtaccgggggcagctgggggactggaagactcaccacctgcagctccaggacagactctatgctctggtagagcagaacaagtcagcaatgaagctcttggaactggaggataccagtgtggtggatatgacaacacaaggagaggaagggaagactcagctgcaggccatgttgggaagcctcgacacagtcaacactccacaggaggttgacacaaccatagacacagctgatgggtgcaagatgaaggtagaagattggctccagaagtgccaggaactcttcccaaatgtcaagactgtccacacctcagtgaaggtacgttgctgaaggtcacattgttctcacccaactgagtgtagtattgcctctatataaacacttttgacatggacacacatcaagatgagagttgactttatatataggaaacatttttattaataaagtcaactgtcatcttggtgtttctctacactgtggtcagtgtagagaaacaccattacttatattgtgaaattattttactcagtgcctgatgcttcattatagacctgttactttactcagagcctgatgcttcattatagtccagattatttactcagtgcctgatgcttcattatagtccagtcattttactcagagcctgatgcttcattatagtcctgttactttactcagagcctgatgcttcattttaGTCCaggtactttactcagagcctgatgcttcattatagtccagttactttactcacagcctgatgcttcattatagtccaggttccaGCATTAATGTTTTTGTTGGTAATGATAGGTGCAGGAgatcatcagggaggccctggagatgatgaccacagagacaggtgccacagctgaccccgtacacctgggagactcagcctccagcatcatgaataaagttcagaaaatcactggagagatcccccagaagcaattaacagtaagtttttttattttctctcgtaggtcatatcacaagatattgaTTTTCATTTGAGGAAAGGAAGCCTGTTCTCAGGTTTATTGgggttccccaaggtcaactactgactttctTTAACTTACAATTTACAATAGTGTCCTACCTCTGggataaatatttactggtaggtgaacaggcccaacaggtgaaaagaaacatGTGAACCATTTCAGTCCTGCATAATGATTGAACCTgtgatcctctattgaacccgggatcctggccccctcacagaggcgcaAAGAGTgggtgacactccaccaaccAACCGGGAAAGCATTCAGGAAGATAGTGAACCAAAAGAGACCACTGCTGGGTTCTAAGAGACTGAAGCCTTAAAATTGCCAACCAACTCCCAGACaattccagcaccaacctccctgccagtagaggtgggctggagctacaggtcaagcaccaacccccctcccagtGGAGGGACGTCTGGAGAtacagctccagcaccaaccccctgccagtagagtggggctggagctacaggtccagcaccaaccccctgtcagtagaggggggctgtagctacaggtgcagctccaatcccctgccagtagagaggggctggagctacaggtccagaatcaaccccccctgccagtagaggtgggctggagctacaggtccagcacgaaccccctgccagtagaggggggctggacgtacaggtccagcaccaacttcctgccagtagagggggggggctggagctacaggtccagcaccatcccccctgccagtagaagggggctggagctacaggtccagcaccaaccccctgccagtagaggggggggctggagctacaggtccagcaccaaccccctgccagtagaggggggctggagcttcaggtccagcaccaacccgcttccagtagaggggggggcaggagctacaggcccaggaccaatcccctgcctgtagagggggggggggctgtggcaacaggtccattaccaaccccctgcccgtagagggggggctggagctacagatccagcaccttcCCCTCTGccagttgttggaaatttccaacactaatacactactattgtattataataaatcattattattatatactaactacagttgtcactaaaattactaacagtaatgttaacataaactaaccattatatctgcgtattaatgctagaattcttacgaaatAAAGCACCAACATTGCGTCaggttatatctagttaaacacatttattaccaatgtgctagagaattgaatgtggttctctaaaatcatctgtattccgtgtgataattatttacggataacataactcccaaataattctaaatcgagagtttttagttacaattgttatcaagtaatagtttttctgtcacgcgtgaatgccatggagaaaactaaaatcttctccatttctcgtttatcaccataagacgagaaaacaataatatttaaatccctagaatcacaacccagtcctttttaaagtatttcaaccacaattgcgcgaaatagtattattcgtgataaataatttcggtggtgaatgcgggacgcgggttgaggagggaggagacgccattgttgaggctggtgttgcggagtgagcagcCAGCGTGCGTACTTGGACAgaggaaagtcgtggcgtcagagtctgagacacgtggcgttgggattatcagcaagaattacactgatacccaacttataacaaataattattcttccacgtactccatagtgctcggtcaaacaataacgcgtcgagaatcaagccaaactctcaatcacgtgtacaacatcatggaagtttgagactgagacgcgatatcggcagacttcagcatatactgcgctcatgctaagtatattttctttcttgatgcatcattagagattgtatatttcgtgggtagtctgtcgttacatagcgGGACGACAACAAATCCAATATTAGTACCGCATTAATTTTCATTttctattttcataaattttgagatttaagtagcctagttcaatgctacgtaatatcctttaaattacagctcgtatgtgaggagtcaacgagtcgttaacaacattcgtgttattcacctctaatggcttctatgtggagatcctgagatcacgaggacgaagcacgaacgatgtcatagaaatcgtcttaaagctaagactttttgtacacatttaattattccaatttattatacatatccataatattatcatatCGAGTACTTACTATATGAATTTGGAGATTggtgtgtttacttagatgattgctctttaattctaacaatcattaatattctctatttggatttacctattgattctataatattttggtcata contains:
- the LOC123751186 gene encoding uncharacterized protein, encoding MCWVWLRLSPIICTPRPQWPDNKPEACSVCFNDYDGNQLRPHTLPCGHTFCSQCIDNAIKNGQLTCPSCRAEHAATAASQFPISYAVEALVRKLKNIQLTTEEAVPAKPYEGPARGISKTLRSLVQDQKSIISSLITSCEEVLSQLGEYRGQLGDWKTHHLQLQDRLYALVEQNKSAMKLLELEDTSVVDMTTQGEEGKTQLQAMLGSLDTVNTPQEVDTTIDTADGCKMKVEDWLQKCQELFPNVKTVHTSVKVQEIIREALEMMTTETGATADPVHLGDSASSIMNKVQKITGEIPQKQLTVKDLRRIVREPVKRLVEAGRVLAVQKDQDGRRSARITLQDGQLYLHSLLRQPTLAHAHTLQESEVVGVLEPSCTLTFLDLGWAGSTRGRVTIRLTPDTPLARQFVLLCTGQRGHTYRNTKLLQVWNKGQPGESVVGGDYESNDGKGGAPLLPGLQGQYRWSGRAGAVWSLWGPGDHRSAQFIITTRDRQDGYQWPRVFGDVVSGLDVVRAAVNHSDITEVTVVDCGVVLPL